From the genome of Anopheles funestus chromosome 2RL, idAnoFuneDA-416_04, whole genome shotgun sequence:
TACGCCGGTGATGAAGAGAAACTGATGCCGTGCGGAGGGCAGAATCGCTGATCGCAGTACTTCCGGCAGAATGGCTAACAAAAACTTCCTGCCCGTCCAGGGGCACCCTGGAAGTTGGCGTCGTCATAATgcacttttgtgtgtgtgctggatCAGAAACCTGAACCTCCAGTCCGAGCTATATCGCCTGCTTGCCAACGAGTGAGCTTTTTGCGTGAAAAGTCATAACTCACTCGGCTTTTTGTGCCGATGTATGGAAGCGAAATGAAGGTGGAAGGGCCACTTGAAGCAAGGGGagatttgtttcattcactATGGGTGCTCATCTCTGACCATTCTGCAAACACATTCGGGAGTGAACATGTCCTTTCTCCGGTTGCAAAAGTTTCCTTTCAACAGGCGCTGTGTGTGAGAGAGGCGTGTAGCCTTTACACTTTTTTCCCTTGATAGTTGGTCCCGTTTTAACTGTCCACCCTCAATCCGTGCGGAGCATGTGAATGGGGTAGATTCGGAGGATACTAAAGTAAAAGGATAATGCATAGGGTTTCGCTTTACTGTATCACATTACAGTAGGAACTAACGTACATGCCAAGCTAAGGTTCACATTGCATGCCTGTGCCACTATCCGTTCGTGTTCTTTACAATATGTTGGGGCGGTGATGGCGGTGGACGACCATTATTtagcacacacatgcacattcACAaggtgaaagagaaaaaaatggagggaaaatgaaattgtttcaccAAGCTTCACCCTGCATCGGGATGGCCATAGTCTCACGCCAAATTTATACTGCAACCGGGTTGGGTGGTGCAATGCAGATTGCGGCTGTTAGTAGTTAGCTGCGCTATATCTTTTtcgctcactctctctctctctctctctctctttctctctgttatGCAAACGCttgtatttattgtttgtgGCCGACCTTTACTTCAAATGGTTCtggttgtgttgtgtgggGCAATGGTGGTTTTGTCACCGTTATCCCCCGTTCTCAGCCTTGAGGGATTACAAGTTTTGATggttaaaaaaacactccaaagAAGCCAGAGATCTAAATTCGTTatcacagcaaacaaaaatggccaTCCCACATTCTGGCCCTGCTACTAACAATACCATTTCATTAGAGAACTTTGGCATTGATCTCAGAGTATTCCTTGgtacatttattttccaagtTGCATGATCCACCTACATTCAAACGGCCTCATTAGCGGGCACGATTGCTTGCCAGACCCATCATATCGACCTACAGACCAGTAGTTGCCAGCCGACAAACTTGGGATTGCTGTGTTCGCGTGGGCCTACTTCCTGACGCTATCCTGTTTCATGCAACGCGGGAGCGTAAACTTTCAGCTTTTCTTGGTGAAAACTCGCTACTAATTATGCCCATTACGTCGACAACTCCGACCGGTTGGGTGTGCGGGGAATGTTTTCCTTCCGTATTGTTTTgcgggtggaaaatgaaaattgcaacCCGACGCAAGCACGAAGGTCGTCGCctttttttgtgaagaatGCAGGCGAATGAAAAACGGAAACCCATATTGCAGTACGGGTTGAAGAATTTGCGCTTAAGAAATTGAACAACGTCAGAACGATAAGACGCTCTGAAGGGCGGTAACAGTGTTGGGTTTAATATTCAATTTGCatgattgaaaatttaaattaagatCATGCGGTAGTTTTGAAGTCGGATTTAATCATGTCTGCAGAAAGCGCCCACTGTAATGGGGAGAGATGGAAATAGGAAGGGTatgtttgctgctgttaaACGCTACTAGATGATCGTTATACGATTTAGAGGTTCTAGATTCGGGGTTAGCCTggtgtttttgtgttattgGCTTCACACGACAAGACCGACACCAAAACTCATCGAGATTATTACTCCGTACGCAAGAATGACTATTCAGCTACCGGTCAATCCGGTAGCTTGATCCGCCCCTGCTCCTAAGGTGATAGTTCCAAAAGAAAAGTAACATGAAGACATTTCTAGAATTGCTCTACACTTTGTTACGGTTAGGAATGGTCCCATATCCATCGACATTATCAAGACggtgcaatttttgtttgttcgcttaTGTCTGTTTAAGAGGTTCTCTACTCTGTTAGTTTACCGCAACATCTAGAGATCGTTCACTCTGTTACAACCGTTGTAGACAGATACATGTCAGCAATCACGCTTTTTGTGCTAACGAGGACTACATTTTATTGTTAGAGTTCATTTCCGTTCTAAATGGACTATTTGTGTGCTGTTGGAGTTACCTATTCAACTCAGCTACGGTTACAGGCTTTTTTATGTAGTTCCCATATCAAATAAGGCACACGGGTTGTCATGCATTCTTAAGGCGCACAGTTTGTTAGTTTCATTGCTTAAAGTTGTTGCACTTCCTGTTCAATATGCTGCTGCACAATAATTAGATTTTGAAATACCTTTGTGGAgagatttgtttgttctgttttgtatcAACTCTACGTTACCGAAACCGAGAGAAATCTGACATTTAGTTTACCTCACTAAAACCCCACTAATCTACCTTTCTTTGCTAAATATTCAAGGAATGATATTCCAAAATGGGCTGGATGAAATCATATTGAGCCGGTATTTGAAATCTTTACATTCTAGACTAGCACACACAAACTCGCACGCACTCGTACTATATTTATACCCAACAAACGATTCGTATTGAGGAATGATGGCCCCGCGATGGGGTGATAAAACGAGCAAGACGTATGTAACAGAACCGTAACTGCCTAACTATTGTTCCTGGCTTTGGAGACAATGCATCACAACCATTGAGAATCTAACACCTTCGTAAAAACGTTAAAGCATGGCTATTACCATTCTAGCGAAGCATCTCGGCTACTGATAGGGTCATACCACACTTGTAttgtaaaagaaacatattatGAAATCATAATTCGCACACACTTTTACGAGGAACTACCATCTACCGTTGGAACTTCACCACACATGTTGGAACTAGTCACTCAAAGTGAGCCTTGAAGTTTCGCGTTGAACTTCACGATTCAGTCTTTGTTTCCAGAACGAAACCACCGCCGACACCACCAAAACTGGCCTCCGTTTTAATCGCATGGCCTTTGTTGAGACCTACCAACGGAAGGAGTATTGGCTTCTGGTCCATCGACGGGCTGCTACTGCCTCCACTCGAGCCTCCTCCATTGCTGCCTCCGCGTTGATCAAAGCGCGTGTGCGTACGCATGTGACGGGTGATCATGTCACGGCGACAGGCGGCGTACGGACACTGCGGACACTTGTAAGGTTTTTCGCCGGTGTGCGTACGCTGATGCGTTGATAAATGATCCGAGCGGGAAAAAATCTGGCCACACACTTTACAGGAGTATGGTTTGACCCCTGTATGCAGACGCATATGACGCGTCAGCATATCCGATCGGGCAAACGAACGTTGGCAGACCTCGCACATGTACGATTTGGTGATGTCCGTTGCACCGGTTCGACTTTTATGCCGCGAGGCCATATGTTTCGCTAGTCGATCTTGAAGCGAAAATAGCTGGCCACATACAGGACACATGTACGCAACGTCCGATCCTGGTGGCATCTCCTCCACAACGGGTGACACGTTCAAATTGAAGCCAGACGGTGCATGACCGTTGAGCTGCTCGAATGCGGGGGACCGTCGTATGTCCGGCAAGTTTTCCCGCTTCAAAACCAGCTTAGATGGATTTATGGGCGCGGGTGGCAAAGGTGAGTCCGGTTGTGGGCTGTTAGCCAAATTGGGCTCTTGCTTGATCACAGTCGAGACGAAGAGACTAGACGATTCGAGCGGTGATGACGACTTCATCGACAAATCAAGTGGCTGTTCCTGTGGGTCTTGAtagccactgctgctgctggcgttACTGCTTCGGCTGCTGGTCGTTGGCGGACGCTGTGATGCTCGGCCCGCTTGGCTAGACTTCTTTTTCTTGGGTGGGTTTACTTGGTGATGTGGTTGCTGttcttgctgctgttgccgctggaGCTGCTGTAGTTGCAGATCTGAATCGGAATGGCTGCGTTGACGGGCAAACTCTTGATAGAGCAGCTTGGTCGGTACAGGAAGATAGTTAAACAAGGCGAGTGGATTGAAGCAAAGCTGCTTATACAGGTACTGCTGGTCTTCCTGCTTGATCTGTGATGGTTCCAATGGTACCATCGATTGCTGTAGAGGATCTTGCTTGATTTGGCGCGAAATCTGCGAGGGTGATGGTAGCTGTTGATCATGAGGTAGTGCATGCTGCTGGTGTGGCGTCCTCTGTTGAAGGGGATTGTTCTCATCGACTTCGCTTAACCGCAGCGGGCTGATGCTGATGCGAGGACTGGCGGAATATGGAAACACATCTTCGGGAGAGTCTTCGGCACTGGAGCGCGAGTCGGTACACTTGACCTTGAAATTTTGAGCTTCCCCgacgttgttgttgttgtgattcACCATCGTACCGCTACCATTGTGCAGCTTGTCCAACACCGCAGACAGTCGTTTCCGcttgtgtttcttttgctcCGAACGGAACAGATTGTTATTGGCCGCTGCTGgcagattgttgttgttttcatgTCCATCGTCCGAGGGTGGACGTGAGCGAATCGCAATCTGCTCCTCGGTCGATTGATcctggtgctgttgttgctgttggtgctgctgttgttgctgctccaGGGCAGCGGCTGCCGCCTGGTACAGGTAATAAGCATTTGGACGACCCGTTTGGATGTGCCCCATTGGGTCATAACCGCCATCCGCCATAGTCATTAGGTCTGTCGTTCTATGATAATACCGGTGGATCAAGAAAATATCAGGGGCATCGATCTGCAACGAAAGCGAAGAAGAGGGAGATTAGTTAGTACGGCAATGTGTGACAACTCGTTGGAAGCCGCCGATAAATGGCCACTGAGCGATCATCATTATCGACCGATTAGATCGAACATTCTCATTAGGCTGATTGTTTCGTCTTCTCGTGCCGACTCGTGTCGAGCACAACGAAATCCAGGACAAATTAAGGGCTCGTAAAAAGAAATTCCAAATTGAACCTGTGCCACAGCCGATCAGTCTTCATCATGCAAGCTTGAAGAagaattgattttgattttatgaaacaacatgttggaaaaatctgaaaatccTCCAATGATTGAGAGAGCGTCGAACACAACGGGCTATTATCGGACACCTTCCACAAACGATGCCGCCTGTCCATAGCAGTCAGTGGTATTTCTGGTTCCGAAAAATTTCCGAACGCGACTTTTAGTGTCTGCCGAATCTACGCCGGGGTGGTAAATTAGAGAATCAGGccaatattttaattgtgggaatttaaataattaagttATTCTATCTCTCATCCCGTATCCCAGCAGGTGGTAGCTACAAGCTTGTGATCATTCGCTAGATCAGTGTGGTCGAGCGTTTCAATCTTCGACTGGTTGAAACTCTGAAGCGGTTTAATTGTGGCTCGGGGAAAACGAGATATCAATAGACCAACCGGGAATCGGGTGCTGATAGGGATGGTGGATTATAGAGGAAACGTGATAAAAGCCGTCGAAAGGCAAGAAAACCGGttaattgagtgaaaaaagtATGACTTTTCcttattcaaacaaaatacgGAGCAGATTTGGAATTAGTTAGAGCAAGCAGATTAAGTTGTAAAGGTTTCTTTGCGTTATATTTAATTCTAAGCAAAATcgcaaaaaatgctttattgtGGATTCAAAGACTGAATATACCGAATTTaagcatttaattaaaaaagacaCAATAGTTCATAAACGGTATAAAATCATGTgtgaagtttaattttaataataaaataataattgtagTAGAACAATCTCTGAAAAAATATCTTCCGAACATTAACATCGTCTTATATACAAGTCAACATACATATACGTTCAACAAGGACAATTTCATGCACAGTCATGCTTCACAAATTTGCACCCACAGCATGTAAACAACAAAGGGGTTGAGGGAGTCAAATAAATACGCCAAAAGCCGATACACGATCGTACGTGCGGTAAACATTCTTCTCTATGGTTCTTAAATGTTGCTTTCATAATGGTTACCTTCTCGCTtccttcatcttcatcttcaagAGCATggtgtttacttttttttaatcagcTCAGCCAAAAGATATACTTTACCACAACCTCCCACTCATTggcaaattgttttccatcgaTACATTAAACGCTGAACAAAACGATTCGTTTTCGACAAATGAAAAAGTGCAAAAAGGCCATATTGACTCCAAGTAATGATCATCCTCACTCGAATgattttgcttatttatttctCTGTTTTGATAGAACATGcatgtgaaaaatgttttttcttccggtAAACCCTTCAGTTCGCATCAGTGTGAGAATTGTTGTAggttaaatgttgtttttagACGCTTTATCATGTTAATATGCTTCTGCTTTACGGTTACCTTTAACTTAGCAGCGTTCAGCTGCCGTTGGTTATGACCCGTGGTTCACCAATACCGATTCGAGAGGGTGAAAAGGCCTTAGAACCGTTTCTTCAACATCTTGGTAAGCACATGACCATAATTTAGGCGCCATCGCCTGCAAATGGTCTCTTGCAAGCGATGGCTAGCGCCATGGCTGGTGTTGAATGTGATCATGAGCATAAATGCATTCTTCTTACCGTCAAATCGTTTCGTATGATTGTTCATTTGGAGTGTATCTTAAGTTGCAAGGTCTTTGTAATTATGGTTGATCATATTTTGGAAAACATGATCGAATTCTTCCTTTCCGTGTGATGATAATGACTAGACGGATTCTTGGATGGATTCGCTGGAGTACCTTTCACCTTCGGTACTGAGTGTATATCCATGTGTGAAAATTACCAACAAAAATGAGAGAAACAACcgaaaagatgaaaacaaaGAGGTTGATCATGCAACACTGAACTTTTCGACAGCTGGTTTGGTTGGTCGGAACGAAGCGACTACGCATTGAGCTGTTCTTCAGAGAGAGCAAAAATTGACGCCGAAGGCCGTAGGGCTCCATCATCTTCTCCTTGTTCGGTGGCATAATTTTTTCCTACATCATTTATCCTTCTCTTTTTCACGCTTGCTTTCTCTTGCAGTGGGTTGATGTGGGAGGCAGACGAACAACGCTCGTGAATACATGCCCTATCATGAAGTGTGTATCTGATGTTATGTTGGCACCCATAAGCCAAACCATACCTAGTTGGGGTACAGCAAGGTctccaaaaataataataataagcacGCAACTGcaaagcgaaggaaaataaCATACAAATTCGTAGCTGTCGATGCTGGCATTGATAAAGTGGGCAAAACCACTTCGAACGCATTGTCTCCGTTGGCGGCTCGATGGCTTTCGCGAGCTGCATTGGCCGCCAGGCTAGTCCGCGAACGACAGGTTGATGTACCGCAGTCGAGCCTTAGGCAATGGGTGGGGTGCGGGGACTTGGAATCATCGGAACCGCTAGAGATAATTACACGTTCATACGCAACGTAGTCGTAATGGCCGACAGCCATTTCAAGGAAGATACGGACGCTACCCGGCAAAAAAGACGACACCGGGGACTGCTCCTTTTGCCACTCCCACCTCATATTCGACCAACTAAGCGGGTAGGAATTATAAAGGTTTTTGATAAACGATGCGATGGTCTTGGCGAAAGGGGAAAGATGTCAGGAAAAGTGCCACAGAGAGTAGCCGAGCATTCACATTCTTGGTTCCGATCACCAGGAGCGACTCATTTTCGGAGGTTCGTCGGTTGGGTTCGACAGCAAATCACTTCACTGACTCTTGATCGAACACTCAATGCGTGACCATAAAGTATgcatgcacacatacaaataCACGAACACCACTTGATTCCGGCCCCTTCTGCATATTCGATTTACCCAACAACGAGATTGTAATTTGCCTTCTCCTCTGATGCTCCCATCGCTTATGTTTCCAACTCTTTGGTGACGATGATGTATGCTGATGCTTTTTTGTCGTCACAACAGAAGCACCAGTTGAGTAGAGGCATCATACGGAGTTGCTAGTGCAGATGGTGCATGTGCAACGATCTTTATTGTGTGTCTGCCGGCGTGTAGCTCGGAATGAATAATGACTGCGGAGGGAAGCGATTTTGAGCGATTGGAACAAAAACCGTCCAAAAGAAGGTGCAGAAGTGTAAaggttggttggttgattgGTTGATGCTACCAAGGATTAGCTTTTGCCTGTATCGTAGTGATTATCAATGCGGTATTTTAttagattatttatttaacgatttataaaataatgtcTTACTGTCGTTATAGAATGCGCAGTACAGGAGAGGAAAGGGTAAGCTAAGAATTGAATCCAAAGCTCTTCATACAGGCAcataaacaatgtaaaaaagaagtttttttaatagtaTATACAGAGATTATTAAGTTAAGTatgcaagaaaacaaaattataagaTGCTTCTCTGCAAAAGTAAAAATGTATAGGGAAATTTACATTGTGACGTTTGTCAACTTGCCAAATTATAGTAAAAGAAATGTCACCTCATGCAACAAAACTAACAAGCAAGTATaaacatatataaatataatacaTCAACGCATGAATAAAACTCCGAAAGCGCTCACCAGGAAAGGAAACAATTGTGTTtctcacaaaaataaaaatgtaataaataaaacgcgCCAAATATTGGTGTGCGATAGAGCGTGGCGTTggcgaaatggaaaacatagTAACACAAAAAGCAATTCCATGCATCGTGTTCACTACGGATGTGAGATAGTgtgtgggaaaaaaataagaaacaaatagTCCTATTCGAACGATGGCGTCGAAACGTGTTCGACTGGGTGAACAAAGGACTAAGAGTAAGCAAGTAAGCTATGATCTTTAAAGTGAAGATGCTGAAAGCATAGAATGACCAAAATTCTTAAAGCGATATAAATGTATAATactgagaaaagaaacaaaaagaagctaGTCAAACTTTCGCATGCAAACCATAACCGGAAGCTGATTGAACGACAAGAATGTGAACGAATTAGTTACGAAAGACAACGAATTCTTCACAAAAAATCACTACCAGAGATTACTAAACATAGAATGGGTAAATTagtaaagaaaaagcaaaatcccAGAAAAAGCATAAAGCGATGTTTATAAATGGTTCGccgaaaatttataaaaaggCGCAAGGACGACGAAACCTGGGTCAGTTATGGTTGCTGCGAAGAAATGAGACAACTCGGCAGTAGCAATACTTCAAAGCCGAATGGGACAGTACGTGGATATCAAAGGGGTAGAGCAGTAGAGATAGTCTCGATTTATCAGTCCCGGAGGACCATTTGCATTTTGATTTATATTGTTACAAAGCTTGTATTTGGGTGTGTGCAACCACGATCTTAAGCTTTTCCCGACTTGAGGGTAGAAAAATGTGGTTACATTTTTTGTGATTTGGTTATTAGAGAAGGATTTGTTCTGCATTTTTTTACTCGAGTTTACTCAAGCCCCAACAAGagtataaaattttctcaatgttTTTTATCAACGTTGTTTGCAAAGTGAATTTGAGCTTGGCTAAGAATTATGCTCACAGTTTTGTTGTGAAGAAATTGACATATTTTGAGACTTTCAAGAAACCACTCTTTCGTATAGGAAAGATCCCAAAGTTGAGTAGACGGAAATTAATTGATCTCGTTTATATGTGTCTCGTTTGCAACGGAATGTTTCTActttggaattgtttttttttcttgcggctatcgaataaataaacaaaatcgccatcttcatcatcacaaTCGCAGCCAGCCGTGGGcgaccatgcgcctccatttaATGCCATTCATTCCAGTATGTCCAAGTAAGGGTTAGGGCGACcatggaaaagaaatgtgaGCCGCAGAGCAAATGAGCTTCGACAACATAACTTCCAACCAAACTTCAACTCGTCACCGCCAGCAGGTTAGCGGACTTGAAGGAAGCGGCACGAAGGATAACACTGTTGACAGCAAGTTGAATGTTAAGGacgatatatttttaattttattgctttcgttttcGCTAGGCTAGTTTTTGGCACGGAAAACGCTAGTTCTTTTACTGTGGCGGATCCAAAAACATGATAATCAGTCGCTCGGAATGGCCAAAGGTCAGAGGAAAAGACAGGGTGGTAGTAACAGTAGGTTATCTGTGACCCAATCCGTTCAGTGTGCAGTCCATTCAGCCAAGGCGTGGACAACAGTTTGGCACCGAGCTCTCACAAACTTTCTCGACCGACACTTTAAGAGCACGCCTGTCACAAAGCCTGTCAGTGTCGGCGACTTGGTTGGGGATGATTTATGCCCAAGCGTTTTCTACGTTCCCATATTGCGTAAAGGCGATTTTCTGTTGAAACGAGTAGTAGCATGGTTAGTGTAGATTTGAACGTTTTTTAGATGTTTGAAGAATTAATTTCTTGATGATGCATGATGGAATGATAGcacatttaattaataaacGCCAACCTAGCCTAGATTATGCATCATCAGTGTCCTATTTGTATGATGTTAAATCATTTCgcttgaaatttaaaatataaatgaagATCTCCTAATGTTTAAGCAAGACgattaagaaaaaatacaatatggaaaaaaatcaatcaaaaatggCACGTAAACCTTACCGTTGTGGATTGGataatagtttaatttttgctaaacCCGTATAAAGTTAATAAATGTTACTCATTTTACTACGCAAAGTTCTGTATCCTCTTTTCTTACACCTTCATTCATTCATATGAAAAACGCCGTTCTGCGTCAAGCTATCAAAACAGCGAACTTATCTCATCCAGTGCTGGATAAAATTGTCTTCAAATGCCATTACGAGTAAACGGACAATCCGTCCGTAACGTAATAAAAGCATAAGAGAGCGTAAATTATTCATCGATTGATTCGTTATCGGTATAAAATTTGCAACGTAATcgtaaaatttattgaaaataaattcttcttcATCGCCCGCCAAGCTGTGTGAT
Proteins encoded in this window:
- the LOC125764661 gene encoding zinc finger protein 860, whose product is MIDAPDIFLIHRYYHRTTDLMTMADGGYDPMGHIQTGRPNAYYLYQAAAAALEQQQQQHQQQQQHQDQSTEEQIAIRSRPPSDDGHENNNNLPAAANNNLFRSEQKKHKRKRLSAVLDKLHNGSGTMVNHNNNNVGEAQNFKVKCTDSRSSAEDSPEDVFPYSASPRISISPLRLSEVDENNPLQQRTPHQQHALPHDQQLPSPSQISRQIKQDPLQQSMVPLEPSQIKQEDQQYLYKQLCFNPLALFNYLPVPTKLLYQEFARQRSHSDSDLQLQQLQRQQQQEQQPHHQVNPPKKKKSSQAGRASQRPPTTSSRSSNASSSSGYQDPQEQPLDLSMKSSSPLESSSLFVSTVIKQEPNLANSPQPDSPLPPAPINPSKLVLKRENLPDIRRSPAFEQLNGHAPSGFNLNVSPVVEEMPPGSDVAYMCPVCGQLFSLQDRLAKHMASRHKSRTGATDITKSYMCEVCQRSFARSDMLTRHMRLHTGVKPYSCKVCGQIFSRSDHLSTHQRTHTGEKPYKCPQCPYAACRRDMITRHMRTHTRFDQRGGSNGGGSSGGSSSPSMDQKPILLPLVGLNKGHAIKTEASFGGVGGGFVLETKTES